GATGATTTTAGTGAGGGAGCCAATGAATCTGCTACACATCAGGGACACATACACCCAATGGATATCCAGATGGCAATTTTTCATTGTGCAGATGATTTCATGAGACAATATGTTGCAACAAAGCTGGCTTTCTGTCAGTTTGCACTCCCACTTCTGGTGCCAAATCCTTGTACTTCACAAATAGAATTCCCTCTTTGGACCCTTAACCAAGTTAAAAAGAGCTGGAAAAGTACTGAGAAATCAGGAGTTGAGAGTACCattcaaaattataaaaacaaactgaTTTATCAAGCAGATACACCTGTGGTGTCCTTCACACGGATTGGCAATTCACCTCATTGCTCTAAGTCTCAGATCCTGAATGCTCTGCTGAGTAAGCACAAACATGACATTTTTTTCCACCGTCACTgtagaggcagcagcaaagattGTGTCCTGATGAACGGGGTTGTGGAAATCTCCTGGTACTGTCGAGGAGGAAAGGATGATGACAGATTTAACAACAGTGTCGCATTCACAAACCTGCATGGGGATGCACGAGAGCACAAGCAACAAGTCACATTTTTACAGGCGATCGCTTCTATAAATGTGGTTCTCTTGTCAGATACAGATCAGCATGACAAAAGGGGCAAGCAAATTATCCGTGATCTTTGGCAATCTCAAAAGCCTTTGATCTGCCTTTTTGCTGAAAAAGAGAACATTGTGGCTGGTAAATCGAGTCAGAATATAAAAATAGCCATCAAGAACAGAAATGAGGCAGAATTAATAGATTTAATAACAGCAACAATCAGAGATTTTCTGGCAGGCTCAGTTGCCACTTGTAGTCTTGAGGCTTGCGTAAAAACTGCTCGCGAGCATGGCTTCCTCATTGATGAAGACAAGGAAGAGTGCCAGGAAGCCAAGTCAAAGGCACAGGCATTGATGGTCCTCTTGAGAAAGCATAGCTTAGCAAGCATGAAGGAAGAGCTATTGCCTCTTCAAGGAGAGTTATGGCACAAGTGGTGTAAGAAAGATAAGGAACTTACCCGCTTGCATgataaaaagaacagaagcatTGAACAGCACCGGAGCCAAATTGAATCAGATAAATATGCAATACGACGTGATCAATTAATTAGGGCATCCCCCCTCAATAACCTAATGAAGTCAGTGCTTAAATTTCTCCAGTCACATCCAGAGGCCACTAAAAAGTACTTCCTGCAATGGATGAAAGTATTTATGGATGAATTGTCCTCTGACCGCCTTACAGATCTTCACCAGAAATACCACAAATTATGGTCTGAAATATTgataaagaaaaaggaagaaaataagttGAAAACTAGATTGCAAAATGATTTAGAAAATCTCTCAGCTGAGATAAATAATTCTACAATAGGTCTTGAACACATTTTGAGAGAGGTAGGTCAGATTTATGAAGCTCTGGATGCAATGGTCCAAAAGGATAAATGTTTTCTTGAATTACCTCAAATTGCAGCTGACCTGATGGTTTCAGGTTATCCCATTGAGCTGATGGACGGTGATGCTTCATACGTGCCATTAAAATGGGTTGGAGCAGTTTTTGACTCATTAATTGAGAAGCTAGGAGACAGAAAAGTGTTTGTTCTTTCTGTTCTTGGCATTCAGAGCACTGGAAAATCAACACTACTGAATGCCATGTTTGGTCTTCAGTTTAGTGTCAGTTCAGGGAGGTGCACCAGGGGGGCATTCATGCAGCTGATTAAGGTGGATGAGAACCTCCAACAGGATCTGAACTTTGATTACATACTTGTTATTGATACAGAAGGGCTCCGGGCCATAGAGATAGCCAATAAGTTGTCCCTTAATCATGATAACGAGCTAGCCACCTTTGTCATTGGGATTGGCAACATGACTGTGATAAATATCTTTGGAGAGAATCCTTCAGAAATGCAAGATATCCTGCAGATCGCTGTCCAGGCATTTCTGAGGATGAAGCAAGTAAAGCTCTCCCCAAGCTGTTTGTTTGTGCACCAAAATGTTGGAGAAATAACTGCAAAAGAACAGAATATGGAAGGACAAAGACGCCTCCAGCAAAAGTTAGATGAAATGACAGTTACTGCAGCCCAGCAAGAGTTCTGTGATGTTACCTGCTTTAGTGATGTTATCCGATTTGATGTGAATGACCACATTTGCTACTTTGCTCATCTCTGGGAAGGGAACCCACCAATGGCACCTCCTAACCCCAGCTACAGTCAAAATGTGCAGGAACTAAAGAGCAAGATTCTCATGGCTGCCAAAAAGGAGTCTCAGGGCAGTGTTTTAAGGCTTTCGGGATTAAAAGTCCGAATCGGCGATTTGTGGAAATCTTTGTTAAATGAGAACTTTATTTTTAGCTTTAAGAATACGCTGGAGATTGCGGCCTACAACAGGTTAGAAACAATGTTTAGCCAGTGGACCTGGGAGCTGAGAAGTCACATGCTAGAGCTGCAGACAAGACTAAACAATCAAATCAGGAACAGAGAAATGCTCCATATCACCAGAGAAAGCCTTGAAGAAGGAGTTAAAGAAAAATATGGTGCCATCATGGATCAACTTGAAAAGTATTTCAGTGAAGACCCAGATGCTGAAATATTGATTCAATGGAAAGCAAGCACAGAAATTAAACTGAAAGATCTTAAAATGTCACTTATTGATGAAACTAAGAGGAAATCTGAAGACCTTATCAGACTAAGGAAGAACCAAAGCAAACTGGATGAAAAGAAGTCAGAATATGAAAATGAGCTATTCAAAAGGAGCAAAGAGCTGGCTCTGTCATTAAAGGGCAAGAAATTGAGTGAAAATGAACTGAGAGAGAACTTTAACCAGCTATGGGGAAAATGGGTCTGTGAAGTGTCCTCTGATGCCCCCGCTGCTAAGGAGCCTAACATCAGGGTTGATATAGAAAACATCCTGCTTGAGCGTTTTGACCCAAAATCTGTTATAGCAGAAAAAATTAAGGCCTGTTCTAGCAAGAATAGGTTTTCCACTGATTTTTCGAACCATATCACCATAAAGAGAACATGGTACGGACTGAAGAAGACTTTAGAGAAGTGTGATAGAGACACCATAGAGCAGATTACAGGATGCATCACACAGGGGGTCAAAGAAATGATCGATAGCAAAGAGCAGCAGAGACTGGATTACAATGCAAGTTACATTCACGAAATACTGAATAAAATAAGACAAGAGGTGGACTCTGCAGCTACTACCCCAAAGTACACATTTAATAACGATTACATAATAGATTTATCGGTATTTTTATGCAAAATGGCAGcagaaaggtttaaaaacatgCACAGGGCATTTCAAAAAGCAAATGATCCAACTGTCTACCTGGAGAGTAAAAGAGAAGACTTCTTCAAGTGTTTTCAGATTTCCTGCCAAGGAGCAGCCTCCATCACAGCATTTGCTGATTTCTTATGCACCAAGCTTGCTGCAGCTCTCCGCCAGGCAGTCTATGACAAGACTGCCATTGACATAGCCAGTGAGATGAAGTCTGTGATTCCAGCTTTCAATGGGAACAGATTGAAACTAGAAAACTATAGTCTCATGTATCTGGCAGAGAAGGAAGACTTTAAGGAGTACAAGCGATACATTCAATCCCCAAAAGACTTTTTAGAGGATTTTATCAAGCAGTATGTTGATGATTATTGCTTAGACAAGAACAATCCAAAACTGAAGAGTTTCCTAAACAATTCCCTTGATTCTTTCCATACTCTTGTCCTTTCAGCTATTCGCGACTCAACTGAAGTTACTAAAGACAGAAGTGGCAATGTATCCTTATGGCTGGATGAATTTTGCAAGAGACTGCTACAGCATTTAACCCTTCCAAGAAGTGATCTAAAAGGCATTGAACATCAGGAGGTAACAGACATAGAGTTTCTTAAGGAAGCAATGAGTAAAGCATTAGCTCCTGTGGTAGAAAATCTGAAAAAAGACTTTGCTGCCATTGATATGGGGCCATTTCAAAGAAAACCACACAAAATACTAGCTGAACAGCTCTCTGGATGCTGGAGCAGGTCCGTTTTGCAAAGTTGTTGCACAAATACCATATTAACCATGATGAAGATCACAGTGTTCCTTTCCATCGTCCTCAAGCTACAACTGGCATCCACTGGTATAAACAAATCATCTAGTTACTGACATTTGTTCTAGTCTTGTAGAAGTGATGCTTATTAGGCGTGTAGAGAGACCACAAATTCCATCAAGAATTATCGGGATGCAGGACTCGTTATTCCAAGTGGAGCATCACACTGACACCTCTGTGCAGCCATACTGGAAATGGTTTGTGTGCCATTTCAGGGCTGAGCAGGAGAGTCAGGCACTGGGGAAATTTGAAGGCAAAGGGGAGATCCCTTCCTCAGTGgaaacaaaattacaaaaaaggATGTCCTCTCTGAGCTGAAAAGCAGTTGTAAGTTAGTCAGAGGAAAATTTCAAAGCTTGATAGCAAATTGTTGTTCTTGTTGAAAGTGTATGAAACAACTGTGTTTCAAATATTATTCTTGTGTTTTGATTAGGGAGATCATCATCCAAGGTAAACATATTTAATCCCCCAACAGAACTCAGAGAAATAAGACTATTTCATTTCAAGCGCACAG
This DNA window, taken from Chelonoidis abingdonii isolate Lonesome George unplaced genomic scaffold, CheloAbing_2.0 scaffold1719, whole genome shotgun sequence, encodes the following:
- the LOC142046073 gene encoding LOW QUALITY PROTEIN: interferon-induced very large GTPase 1-like (The sequence of the model RefSeq protein was modified relative to this genomic sequence to represent the inferred CDS: inserted 2 bases in 2 codons; deleted 2 bases in 1 codon), yielding FSEGANESATHQGHIHPMDIQMAIFHCADDFMRQYVATKLAFCQFALPLLVPNPCTSQIEFPLWTLNQVKKSWKSTEKSGVESTIQNYKNKLIYQADTPVVSFTRIGNSPHCSKSQILNALLSKHKHDIFFHRHCRGSSKDCVLMNGVVEISWYCRGGKDDDRFNNSVAFTNLHGDAREHKQQVTFLQAIASINVVLLSDTDQHDKRGKQIIRDLWQSQKPLICLFAEKENIVAGKSSQNIKIAIKNRNEAELIDLITATIRDFLAGSVATCSLEACVKTAREHGFLIDEDKEECQEAKSKAQALMVLLRKHSLASMKEELLPLQGELWHKWCKKDKELTRLHDKKNRSIEQHRSQIESDKYAIRRDQLIRASPLNNLMKSVLKFLQSHPEATKKYFLQWMKVFMDELSSDRLTDLHQKYHKLWSEILIKKKEENKLKTRLQNDLENLSAEINNSTIGLEHILREVGQIYEALDAMVQKDKCFLELPQIAADLMVSGYPIELMDGDASYVPLKWVGAVFDSLIEKLGDRKVFVLSVLGIQSTGKSTLLNAMFGLQFSVSSGRCTRGAFMQLIKVDENLQQDLNFDYILVIDTEGLRAIEIANKLSLNHDNELATFVIGIGNMTVINIFGENPSEMQDILQIAVQAFLRMKQVKLSPSCLFVHQNVGEITAKEQNMEGQRRLQQKLDEMTVTAAQQEFCDVTCFSDVIRFDVNDHICYFAHLWEGNPPMAPPNPSYSQNVQELKSKILMAAKKESQGSVLRLSGLKVRIGDLWKSLLNENFIFSFKNTLEIAAYNRLETMFSQWTWELRSHMLELQTRLNNQIRNREMLHITRESLEEGVKEKYGAIMDQLEKYFSEDPDAEILIQWKASTEIKLKDLKMSLIDETKRKSEDLIRLRKNQSKLDEKKSEYENELFKRSKELALSLKGKKLSENELRENFNQLWGKWVCEVSSDAPAAKEPNIRVDIENILLERFDPKSVIAEKIKACSSKNRFSTDFSNHITIKRTWYGLKKTLEKCDRDTIEQITGCITQGVKEMIDSKEQQRLDYNASYIHEILNKIRQEVDSAATTPKYTFNNDYIIDLSVFLCKMAAERFKNMHRAFQKANDPTVYLESKREDFFKCFQISCQGAASITAFADFLCTKLAAALRQAVYDKTAIDIASEMKSVIPAFNGNRLKLENYSLMYLAEKEDFKEYKRYIQSPKDFLEDFIKQYVDDYCLDKNNPKLKSFLNNSLDSFHTLVLSAIRDSTEVTKDRSGNVSLWLDEFCKRLLQHLTLPRSDLKGIEHQEVTDIEFLKEAMSKALAPVVENLKKDFAAIDMGPFQRKPHKILAEQLSGCWSRSVLQSCCTNTIXNHDEDHSVPFHRPQATTGIHWYXTNHLVTDICSSLVEVMLIRRVERPQIPSRIIGMQDSLFQVEHHTDTSVQPYWKWFVCHFRAEQESQALGKFEGKGEIPSSGNKITKKDVLSELKSS